A section of the Rhodobacteraceae bacterium M382 genome encodes:
- a CDS encoding ATP phosphoribosyltransferase regulatory subunit translates to MPDRSQIAARAAQLRVRFEAAGGLVVDPPLLQPAGTLLDLYGEDIRARAYVTSDALRGEQMLRPDFTVPVVQMHMSEGAEPARYTYSGEVFRRQEHDPDRANEYVQVGYEVFDREDPAAADAEVFSLFALQLRGVSLRAATGDIGILMAAVEGLNTSDKRKSALMRHIWRPRRFRALLDRYAGRAPIPEGRKALLSTKGDLLRGAVAIGKRSAAEIAERIEVLRADAAAPPIAEKEILALEALMAVRETVPYAIEQMRDIAVDLPAIIPALDRLDARTAAMKARGVDVDNLDFEASYGRTSMEYYDGFVFGFYAETRPDLPSIASGGRYDALTWHLGQGAEIPAVGGVIRPDLILEIEESRI, encoded by the coding sequence ATGCCAGATCGTTCCCAGATCGCCGCCCGCGCGGCACAGTTGCGCGTGCGGTTCGAAGCGGCCGGCGGGTTGGTGGTGGACCCGCCGCTGTTGCAACCCGCAGGTACCTTGTTGGACCTTTATGGCGAAGATATCCGTGCGCGCGCCTATGTGACCAGCGACGCATTGCGCGGCGAACAGATGTTGCGCCCCGATTTCACCGTGCCGGTGGTTCAGATGCATATGAGCGAAGGGGCCGAACCGGCGCGTTATACCTATTCGGGCGAAGTGTTCCGGCGTCAGGAACACGACCCCGATCGCGCCAACGAATATGTCCAAGTCGGATACGAGGTGTTTGACCGCGAAGATCCGGCTGCCGCCGATGCCGAAGTGTTTTCATTGTTTGCCTTGCAATTGCGTGGGGTGTCGCTGCGTGCTGCGACCGGGGACATCGGAATTCTGATGGCCGCTGTCGAAGGGCTGAACACCAGCGACAAGCGCAAATCCGCGCTGATGCGTCATATCTGGCGTCCGCGTCGTTTCCGGGCGCTGCTGGATCGGTATGCCGGGCGTGCGCCGATACCAGAGGGCCGCAAGGCGTTGTTGTCGACCAAAGGCGATCTGTTGCGGGGGGCCGTTGCAATCGGCAAGCGCAGCGCCGCCGAAATTGCCGAACGCATCGAGGTCTTGCGCGCTGACGCCGCCGCACCACCGATTGCCGAAAAGGAAATCCTGGCGCTTGAAGCCCTGATGGCGGTGCGGGAAACCGTGCCTTATGCCATCGAACAGATGCGTGATATTGCTGTTGATCTGCCCGCGATCATCCCGGCTTTGGACCGATTGGATGCGCGTACCGCCGCGATGAAAGCACGAGGTGTCGATGTGGACAATCTCGATTTCGAGGCCTCCTATGGGCGTACGTCGATGGAGTATTACGACGGTTTTGTCTTTGGCTTCTACGCGGAAACCCGCCCTGATCTGCCGTCGATTGCCAGCGGTGGTCGGTATGATGCCTTGACCTGGCATCTGGGGCAGGGGGCAGAAATTCCGGCCGTGGGCGGTGTGATCCGCCCGGATCTGATCCTTGAGATTGAGGAGTCCCGGATATGA
- a CDS encoding SlyX family protein, translating to MQHLEEKIAHLIRTVDDLNDVVAKQQGEIDVLTRRVHMLMEREAMREQDGGGGVVIGDERPPHY from the coding sequence ATGCAGCATCTCGAAGAGAAAATCGCCCATCTGATCCGCACCGTGGATGATCTGAACGACGTGGTTGCCAAACAGCAGGGCGAAATCGACGTGCTGACGCGCCGGGTTCACATGCTGATGGAACGCGAAGCCATGCGCGAACAGGATGGCGGTGGCGGCGTGGTCATCGGCGACGAACGCCCGCCACACTATTGA
- the hisS gene encoding histidine--tRNA ligase, giving the protein MAKPKKTPRPRAETPKGFRDYFGAEVTQRTEMLRAIAGVYHHYGFEALESSAVETVEALGKFLPDVDRPNEGVFAWQEFDENDRGDWMALRYDLTAPLARVYAQHRNDLPTPYRRFAMGPVWRNEKPGPGRYRQFYQCDADTVGTASMAADAEICAMLSDTLETVGIPRGDYLVRVNNRKVLNGVLEAMGLGDDQGARDNVLRTIDKFDKVGEQGVRELLTKGRLDASGAFIDGVGLSDDQAAPVLAFLTSKAADAAGTIANLRAAIGSSDIGAKGVAELEQIGELLAAGGYGSDRIEIDPSVVRGLGYYTGPVYEAELTFDILDEKGRKRQFGSVSGGGRYDDLVKRFTGQEVPATGVSIGVDRLLAALREKGRIAAQPKGPVVVTVMDRDRMADYQAMVSELRNSGIRAEVYLGNPKNFGNQLKYADKRNSPVAVIEGGDEKANGIIQIKDLILGAQIAQSATLEEWKERPSQFEVPRDQLVAKVREILEGQE; this is encoded by the coding sequence ATGGCCAAACCCAAGAAGACCCCCCGCCCCAGGGCCGAGACGCCCAAGGGGTTCCGTGACTATTTTGGTGCCGAGGTGACGCAGCGCACCGAGATGCTGCGTGCGATTGCGGGTGTCTATCATCATTACGGGTTCGAGGCGCTGGAATCTTCGGCGGTTGAAACAGTCGAAGCGCTGGGCAAGTTCTTGCCCGATGTGGATCGCCCGAACGAGGGTGTGTTTGCCTGGCAGGAGTTTGACGAAAACGATCGCGGGGATTGGATGGCGCTGCGCTATGATCTGACCGCGCCTCTGGCCCGTGTCTATGCGCAGCACCGCAATGACCTGCCGACACCCTATCGCCGGTTTGCAATGGGGCCCGTGTGGCGCAATGAAAAGCCCGGCCCAGGGAGGTATCGCCAGTTCTATCAATGCGACGCCGACACCGTGGGCACCGCGTCGATGGCGGCAGATGCCGAAATCTGTGCGATGCTGAGCGACACGCTGGAAACCGTGGGCATTCCGCGCGGCGACTATCTGGTGCGGGTGAATAACCGCAAGGTTCTGAACGGCGTGCTCGAGGCGATGGGTCTGGGCGACGATCAGGGCGCACGCGACAATGTGCTGCGCACCATCGACAAGTTCGACAAGGTGGGCGAGCAGGGCGTGCGCGAATTGCTGACCAAGGGACGTCTGGATGCCTCTGGCGCGTTCATCGACGGTGTTGGCCTCAGCGACGATCAAGCGGCCCCCGTGTTGGCGTTTCTGACATCCAAGGCGGCAGATGCGGCGGGCACCATTGCCAACCTGCGCGCGGCCATTGGGTCCAGCGACATCGGTGCCAAAGGCGTGGCCGAGCTGGAACAGATTGGTGAGCTGTTGGCCGCAGGCGGATATGGATCGGACCGGATCGAGATTGACCCGTCGGTCGTGCGTGGTCTTGGGTACTACACTGGACCGGTTTATGAGGCCGAGCTGACCTTTGATATTCTGGATGAAAAGGGGCGCAAGCGTCAGTTCGGATCTGTGTCTGGTGGCGGGCGCTATGACGATCTGGTCAAACGGTTCACCGGACAGGAAGTCCCCGCGACAGGGGTTTCCATCGGCGTAGACCGCCTGTTGGCGGCTTTGCGCGAAAAAGGCCGGATCGCCGCCCAACCCAAGGGGCCGGTTGTCGTCACCGTGATGGATCGCGACCGGATGGCGGATTATCAGGCCATGGTGTCCGAGCTGCGCAATTCAGGCATCCGCGCAGAGGTCTATCTGGGCAACCCCAAGAATTTTGGCAACCAGCTGAAATACGCGGACAAACGCAATTCGCCAGTGGCCGTGATCGAAGGCGGGGATGAAAAGGCCAACGGCATCATCCAGATCAAGGATCTGATCCTGGGCGCACAGATCGCACAGAGCGCGACCCTGGAAGAGTGGAAAGAGCGCCCCAGCCAATTCGAAGTGCCGCGTGACCAGTTGGTCGCCAAGGTGCGCGAGATCCTGGAAGGGCAGGAATAA
- a CDS encoding crotonase/enoyl-CoA hydratase family protein — protein sequence MTVSSETQGGITTITIQRPEVRNCVNPATARLLYDAFLAFEADPDAQVAVFTGTGGYFCAGFDLKEAGSGDADDWIDSLDIPETWNDPINVPRPGPMGPSRLMLSKPVIGAIEGFAVAGGMELAAWCDMRVMAEDAATGVFCRRWGVPLLDGGTVRLPQILGQGRANDIILTGRPVTGVEAHQIGFSDRLCAPGQALSVAMDLARDLTRFPQDCMRADHLSARQTPAQLAAALRREWVSATAFVSEGRSGAARFAAGKGRSGSFSDI from the coding sequence ATGACAGTCAGCAGTGAAACCCAAGGTGGGATCACCACCATCACCATCCAACGACCAGAGGTGCGCAATTGTGTGAACCCGGCCACGGCGCGGTTGCTTTATGATGCGTTTCTGGCGTTTGAGGCCGACCCGGATGCGCAGGTCGCAGTCTTTACCGGAACCGGCGGCTATTTCTGCGCGGGCTTTGACCTGAAGGAAGCAGGCAGCGGCGACGCGGATGATTGGATTGACAGCCTGGATATTCCCGAAACCTGGAATGATCCGATAAATGTTCCGCGCCCTGGGCCCATGGGGCCATCCCGGTTGATGCTGTCCAAACCGGTGATCGGGGCGATCGAAGGGTTCGCGGTTGCTGGAGGCATGGAACTGGCGGCCTGGTGCGACATGCGGGTCATGGCCGAGGATGCCGCAACGGGCGTGTTCTGTCGTCGCTGGGGAGTGCCGCTGCTGGACGGTGGTACTGTGCGATTGCCGCAGATCCTGGGACAGGGTCGGGCAAATGACATTATCCTGACCGGACGGCCCGTCACCGGCGTAGAAGCGCATCAGATCGGGTTTTCGGATCGGTTGTGCGCACCGGGGCAGGCGTTGTCCGTGGCAATGGATCTGGCGCGTGACCTGACCCGGTTCCCGCAGGACTGTATGCGGGCCGACCACCTGTCCGCACGCCAGACCCCGGCACAGTTGGCTGCCGCCCTGCGTCGGGAATGGGTGTCGGCGACGGCTTTTGTTTCTGAGGGGCGTTCGGGCGCGGCGCGGTTCGCGGCAGGCAAGGGGCGGTCCGGGAGTTTTTCCGATATCTGA